The segment GTGCCGCGCCCGGCCGCCGGTCGCGCGGCCGGGTCAGCTCCGGGAGCCGGCCAGCAGGGCGCGGTACCACTCGACGGTGGCGTCGAGGGTTGCGTCCAGCGGTGTCGGGCGGATGCCGAAGGTCCGCTCGAAGGCTGTGGAGTCCACGATCTGCGGCTCGGTGTGCTGATAGAACATCTCCGCGTACTCGGCCATGAACTCCGCGTCGAACGGCCCGAAGGGGCGGGGCTCGGTGAGCACCACCCGCTGGAGCTGGTGGCCCACCCGCTCCTCGATCATCGCGTGGATCTCGCGGGTGGTGACGGCGGGCGCGGTGGGCAGGTGCCAGACCCGGCCGTCGCCTTCCGGGTGGGTGCCGAGCGTGGCGAGCCCGGCCGCCACATCCCGGATGTCCGTGTAGCTGTGCGGCAGGTCGATATCGCCCAGGCCGAGGATCTCGCTACCGCCCAGGGCGGCCGGGAAGACCGCTCCGCCGAGCGTCGAGTTCAGCACCCCGGGACCGACGAAGTCGGCCGACCGGCCGAGGACGACACGGGCCCGCCCCGCCCGGTGGGCTTCGAGGTAGCGCTCGTCCAGCTGCGCCCGCATCCGCCCCTTGCGGCTCGTCGCACGCCACGGGGTCTCCTCCGTCATCACCTCACCGCGGGTCTGCCCGTACGGGTAGAGCGTGTCCAGGACGACCAGCCGGGCCCCCGTGACCTCGGCGGCGGCCAGTACCGCGCACTGGATCCGGGGCATCACCTCGACCTGGCGGTGATACGGGACATTCACGCAGTGGTAGATGACCGAGGCGCCCGCGACGGCGGCCAGCGCCCCGTCGGCCGTGCTCACATCGGCGGCGAAGGACTGGACGCCCTCGACGGTGTTCTCCGGCGCCGAGCGGCTGACCAGTCGTACGGCGTGGCCGCGGCGCACGAGCTCACCGGCGAGCGTGGTGCCGGCGGGGCCGGCGCCCAGGACGACGTGCAGCGGTTCCGTGGCAGCAGACATGGCGGTTCCTTCTCTCCGGGCCGGGGGGCCGAAAGGCGGGGGAATGGCGAGCGGATCGAGTAGTTCTCTCGTTCCGCCCTCTCGCTTCTGTTAGAGACCATAACTCTTGCGAGGATCCATGGCAATCGATGTGTTGGCTACGATTGGCAATGACCATTCATGCTTGCTTCAAGCCGTCGCGAACACCGGAGGAGAACATGGCCGCCGAGGCGCGGAGCCCCCGGGCGCGCTACCGCGAACAGAACCGCGCGGAGATCAAGGCGGCCGCGCTCCAGCAGCTCGCCGAGGGCGGCATCCAGGCCGTCGCGCTCACCCGTATCGCCAAGGACATGGGCCTGTCCGGCCCCGCCCTCTACCGCTACTTCGCCGGCCGGGACGACCTGCTGAGCGAACTGATCCGGGACGCCTACGACGAGGTGGCGCAGGTCGTCGGCCGGGTCGACGCCGCGCCCGACGGCGATTCCCGCGCCACCCTGCACGCCCTCGCCGGCGCCTACCGGGACTGGGCTGTCGCGCAGCCGCACCGCTATCTGCTGATCCAGGGAACCCCGCTGCCCGGATACGCGGCCCCGCCCGACACCCTGCTGCGTGCGCGGGCCGTCCTGGGGCCGTTCCTGAAGGTGTTCGCCGCCGGTGAGCCCACGGCGGCGCTGCGGCCGGTCGTCGAGGAGATGGCCGTCT is part of the Streptomyces platensis genome and harbors:
- a CDS encoding TetR/AcrR family transcriptional regulator, translating into MAAEARSPRARYREQNRAEIKAAALQQLAEGGIQAVALTRIAKDMGLSGPALYRYFAGRDDLLSELIRDAYDEVAQVVGRVDAAPDGDSRATLHALAGAYRDWAVAQPHRYLLIQGTPLPGYAAPPDTLLRARAVLGPFLKVFAAGEPTAALRPVVEEMAVWVREEKGVADWVAEHTGRAPQGEAAATALAGTVLAWSQLHGTVSLEVSGQYAGMGHRAPTLLTAQMDTLADSFQL
- a CDS encoding NAD-dependent epimerase/dehydratase family protein, whose translation is MSAATEPLHVVLGAGPAGTTLAGELVRRGHAVRLVSRSAPENTVEGVQSFAADVSTADGALAAVAGASVIYHCVNVPYHRQVEVMPRIQCAVLAAAEVTGARLVVLDTLYPYGQTRGEVMTEETPWRATSRKGRMRAQLDERYLEAHRAGRARVVLGRSADFVGPGVLNSTLGGAVFPAALGGSEILGLGDIDLPHSYTDIRDVAAGLATLGTHPEGDGRVWHLPTAPAVTTREIHAMIEERVGHQLQRVVLTEPRPFGPFDAEFMAEYAEMFYQHTEPQIVDSTAFERTFGIRPTPLDATLDATVEWYRALLAGSRS